In the genome of Candidatus Aminicenantes bacterium, one region contains:
- a CDS encoding NADH dehydrogenase subunit: ATEPTFVGRLAGVGKLSKELAIALCAVGPTLRASGVPMDVRKDDPYAVYDEIPFEVCTADSCDVLGRAVVRVKELMQSYAIIEFLLKNLPAGPIKVKAPRKVKENEVFSRYEAPRGENVHYIKSNGSDKPERLKVRAPTLANYPATIAMLKDGFIADIPLIFAAIDPCICCAERLVQLDDARNGESQVLTFSQLRQMADQRYKNVNFKKKEALWPF; encoded by the coding sequence CGCCACCGAGCCCACGTTCGTCGGCAGGCTCGCCGGCGTGGGCAAGCTGAGCAAGGAGCTGGCCATCGCCCTCTGCGCCGTGGGGCCGACTCTGCGCGCCTCGGGAGTTCCCATGGACGTGCGCAAGGACGACCCCTACGCCGTCTACGACGAGATCCCCTTCGAGGTCTGCACCGCCGACAGCTGCGACGTGCTGGGCCGGGCCGTGGTGCGGGTGAAAGAGTTGATGCAGTCGTACGCCATCATCGAGTTCCTCCTCAAGAACCTGCCCGCCGGCCCGATCAAGGTCAAGGCGCCGCGCAAGGTGAAGGAGAACGAGGTCTTCTCGCGCTACGAGGCGCCGCGCGGCGAGAACGTCCATTACATCAAGAGCAACGGCTCGGACAAGCCGGAGCGCCTGAAAGTGCGCGCCCCGACGCTGGCCAACTATCCGGCCACCATCGCCATGCTCAAGGACGGCTTCATCGCCGACATCCCGCTGATCTTCGCTGCCATCGACCCCTGCATCTGCTGCGCCGAGCGCCTGGTGCAGCTGGACGACGCCCGCAACGGCGAAAGCCAGGTCCTCACTTTCAGCCAGCTGCGGCAGATGGCGGATCAGCGCTATAAAAACGTCAATTTTAAGAAAAAGGAAGCATTATGGCCATTCTAA
- a CDS encoding NADH-quinone oxidoreductase subunit H — protein sequence MAILKPILYILVYPGLLFLLLYSTFCEWFDRKLYARMQNRIGPLHTGRSGILQPVADIIKLCAKEDIVPEKADKRMFAALPVFALAIVCTAALYLPVWHYGTASSFNSFQGDLIVVAYLLTLPTLIFFLAGWHSSNFFSTIGGVRVLTMLFGYEIPLLLALLSPAVLAGSWRILEIAAFFQKQPLLLLVNLIGFFIALVALQAKLERVPFDIPHAETEIVGGQFTEYSGKKLAFFRLLGDIEMVVGSGLIAAVFLGGFPGGLLPGLAWFIVKTLFVIFLLSAMRAATSRIRIDQMINFSWRWLAPLAVLQLFIVIIIKGKLS from the coding sequence ATGGCCATTCTAAAGCCAATTCTCTACATTCTGGTCTACCCGGGGCTGCTTTTCCTGCTGCTCTACTCCACCTTCTGCGAGTGGTTCGACCGCAAGCTCTATGCGCGCATGCAAAACCGCATCGGACCGCTGCACACGGGGCGGTCGGGCATCCTGCAGCCGGTCGCCGACATCATCAAGCTGTGCGCCAAGGAGGACATCGTGCCGGAAAAGGCCGACAAGCGCATGTTCGCGGCGCTGCCGGTATTCGCCCTGGCCATCGTCTGCACCGCCGCCCTGTACCTGCCGGTCTGGCATTACGGCACGGCCAGCTCGTTCAACTCCTTCCAGGGCGACCTGATCGTCGTCGCCTACCTGCTGACCCTGCCGACGCTGATCTTCTTCCTGGCCGGCTGGCATTCGAGCAACTTTTTCTCGACCATCGGCGGCGTGCGCGTGCTGACCATGCTTTTCGGCTACGAAATCCCGCTGCTGCTCGCCCTGCTGTCGCCGGCCGTGCTCGCCGGCTCATGGCGCATCCTGGAGATCGCCGCCTTCTTCCAGAAGCAGCCGCTGCTGTTGCTGGTCAATCTGATCGGCTTTTTCATCGCCCTGGTGGCGCTGCAAGCCAAGCTGGAACGGGTGCCGTTCGACATCCCCCACGCCGAGACCGAGATCGTCGGCGGCCAGTTCACCGAGTACTCGGGCAAGAAGCTGGCTTTCTTCCGGCTGCTGGGCGACATTGAAATGGTCGTCGGCAGCGGCCTGATCGCCGCCGTGTTTTTGGGCGGCTTCCCCGGCGGACTGCTGCCGGGCCTGGCCTGGTTCATTGTCAAGACCCTTTTCGTCATTTTTTTGCTGTCCGCCATGCGCGCCGCCACCTCGCGCATCCGCATCG